Within the Pseudarthrobacter sp. W1I19 genome, the region TTCAAGGACGCCGAGGCGGGGAGGTCCGGTACTGTCAACGCCCTCGCGGTGCTCTCCAGGGCGGATGAGGTGGGTGCGGGGAGGATCGATTCCCTCCTCTCCGCTGCGGATATCGCCGAGCGGTATCGCCGGGACCACAACCTGCAGAAACTGGTGTTGGGGGTGGTCCCGGTGGCCGGACTCCTGGCACAAGGCGCCCGCACCATGCGCCAGCCCGACTTTGAGGCGCTGCGGCTCCTGGCCGGAATGGAACGGGCACCCCGGGAAAAGCTCCTGTTGTCCGCGGACCGGTTCCTGCGCGTTGCGGGGCCCGAAGGGCTGACGACGGCGGCCCGCGCCTCGCTGCTCGAGAGGTACGGCCTGTTCGGCATCCGGCTCGCGGCAGTCCTCATCCGCAACGGGTTTACTGATCCCACGCCGCTGGCGCATGAACTGGCCCGGCGAAGCGGGCTGCATCCGCTGCTGGAGCTGCTGGGGCGCCAGTTCCAGGCCCGCGCCGAGGCCCTCAAGGCCAGAACAACCCTGGTAGGGGTGGAAGCTCTGATGCGCACCTCACCCCGTGAGGGCACAGGCCAGCTGGCAGCCGCACTTGAACGGCTGCAGGTCAATGCCCACGAGTTCCGTGAGCTCCGGCTGCTGGCAACCCTTCGAACCACGGGCACACCGCTGCCCCCTGAGCTGGCCGCCCAAGCGGAGGGCCTGATCGGGGGCCGGGGTGCAGCCTCCCACGCCAGGCTGGGACTGGGCTCCGATGCCGGCCCGGACCAGCTGGCTTCAGCGGCGCGGCGTTGCCTGGACCAGTGGCGGGCCGTGGCCGAAAACCCGTTGACCGATCGCTCGGCCCTCGACCTGTGCAGGGTGGTCATCCGCAGCTGCGAAGGCATCCTGGCTGAATGTGGCGGGATGGTGGCACAGTCCGCCTAGCGGCTCTTTACCGCCGCCCGGAATTCAGCCAGGCATTGACGGAGGGCATCAGTAAGAACACCAGCCCAACAACCGCCAGCAGGAGATCAAGGCCCCAGAGCAGCACCACATAGCTGCCCGCATCGCCGTCGGGCACCAGGAACGCAGCCGCCACGAGCAGGACAAGGACATGTCCGGCCAGCAGGAGGAGCAGCGCCCATCTGCCCCAGCCATGCCGGCCCATCACCACGCCCAGCATGGCGGCCTCAAGCAGGATCACCAGGAGGACAGCCCCGAGGCTGCCCCAGAAGACGATGCCTGTCGCCGTGGTGACAGCTTCCGGGTCCCCGCCCGGCGCCATCCCCTCCACCACGGGTTTCAGCCGTTGCAGATTGGATTCGCGGGTCATAAAGGATCCGATGAGGACGGCTAACCCCGCAGCGAAGCTGAACAGCCACAGTGTGCGGGCGGTCCGGACGTTCCGCGGCGCCACCGGGATGGCCGCAATGGGGGCGGGAGCGGTCCAGGACAAC harbors:
- a CDS encoding dynamin family protein, yielding MTASTIAGAADLVREALNAYREDPAAVAVLQGYARRLEEPLRIAVAGMVKAGKSTLLNAILGEEIAPTDTAECTRIVTWYRYGRTPRITLYPATGEPRSLPVKRVDGRLVFVLGDATADDVDRLEVEWPSPALQDMTLIDTPGIASLSTDVAARSTSFLAPEDTPSEADAIIYLMRHMHASDLRFLESFKDAEAGRSGTVNALAVLSRADEVGAGRIDSLLSAADIAERYRRDHNLQKLVLGVVPVAGLLAQGARTMRQPDFEALRLLAGMERAPREKLLLSADRFLRVAGPEGLTTAARASLLERYGLFGIRLAAVLIRNGFTDPTPLAHELARRSGLHPLLELLGRQFQARAEALKARTTLVGVEALMRTSPREGTGQLAAALERLQVNAHEFRELRLLATLRTTGTPLPPELAAQAEGLIGGRGAASHARLGLGSDAGPDQLASAARRCLDQWRAVAENPLTDRSALDLCRVVIRSCEGILAECGGMVAQSA